In Fodinicola acaciae, the following proteins share a genomic window:
- the fxlM gene encoding methyltransferase, FxLD system: MNNTVASSPEQLRTRMVDKIMRGAWPPSARVAEAMRTVPRHEFVPHASAEDAYDDRSVITKTAPDGTALSCASTPIIVAMMLDQLDIRPGQRVLEIGAGTGYNAALLANLTGPSGHVTTVDIDPEITAGARKALDATGYGHVHVAARDGALGDKEHAPYDRIIVTVGAWDLPAAWWSQLSQGGRLVLPLRWRGQTQSVAFTHRGDNMISESMGLCGFVPMIGQEGERTGYIDDSGHVSLYWDADQPIEPARLQGVLGYRKTEAWSGVTVGPLDPFDGIWLRLTATESGTCRIAADQTAIDRGLCTPAVGVRSPAIVRDKSIAYFALHRPARHADPGNPRFELGAIGHGPAGPELADRLCAQIRAWDNDRTAQPTLTAYPDKTTPSGGSYSIQKQESRLTITM, translated from the coding sequence ATGAACAACACTGTTGCCTCCTCGCCGGAGCAGCTCCGGACTCGGATGGTCGACAAGATCATGCGTGGCGCCTGGCCGCCGTCAGCTCGGGTCGCCGAGGCGATGCGAACCGTACCGCGGCACGAATTCGTCCCGCACGCGTCGGCCGAAGATGCGTACGACGACCGCAGCGTCATCACCAAAACTGCACCCGACGGGACCGCGCTCAGCTGCGCGTCAACACCGATCATCGTGGCAATGATGCTGGACCAACTGGACATCCGGCCTGGCCAACGTGTCCTCGAAATCGGCGCCGGCACCGGCTACAACGCCGCGCTCCTCGCCAACCTCACCGGACCGAGCGGACACGTGACCACCGTCGACATCGACCCCGAGATCACGGCCGGTGCCCGCAAAGCACTGGACGCGACCGGTTACGGGCACGTTCATGTCGCTGCGCGCGACGGCGCGCTGGGCGACAAGGAGCATGCCCCGTACGACCGAATCATCGTCACAGTCGGAGCGTGGGACCTGCCCGCCGCCTGGTGGTCGCAACTGAGCCAGGGCGGGCGGCTCGTCCTGCCGCTGCGCTGGCGCGGCCAAACCCAAAGCGTGGCCTTCACCCATCGCGGCGACAACATGATCTCCGAGTCGATGGGACTGTGTGGCTTCGTACCAATGATTGGCCAAGAAGGCGAACGCACCGGCTATATCGACGACTCCGGTCACGTCTCGCTCTATTGGGATGCCGACCAACCCATCGAACCGGCACGGCTGCAAGGCGTCCTCGGCTACCGGAAGACCGAGGCTTGGTCAGGCGTCACCGTCGGCCCCCTCGACCCTTTCGACGGCATCTGGCTCCGCCTCACCGCTACCGAATCCGGCACCTGCCGAATCGCCGCCGACCAAACCGCGATTGACCGCGGCCTGTGCACGCCCGCGGTCGGCGTACGCAGCCCCGCCATCGTCAGGGACAAATCCATCGCCTACTTCGCCCTTCACCGGCCCGCACGACACGCGGATCCGGGCAACCCACGCTTCGAGCTCGGCGCCATCGGCCACGGTCCGGCAGGACCTGAGCTCGCCGACCGCCTCTGCGCCCAGATCCGGGCCTGGGACAACGACCGAACTGCCCAGCCCACCCTCACCGCGTACCCCGACAAAACCACACCATCCGGTGGGTCCTACTCGATCCAAAAACAAGAGAGTCGACTCACGATCACCATGTGA
- a CDS encoding NACHT domain-containing protein, producing MTVLPEINFHQIRGRAPSGSQRDGFEELCSQLMISGDLIEWPPDVVFSVFGNPDGGREGRGLLPDGTTWCWQAKYLFNLGAAEFGQIDESVRTALKSEPQLARYYVVLPYDRPASDRLDAKSAFTKWEEHVKKWKAAAVQDGRSVKFFYLGEHQLKECLIKSSQVGRLLYWFDIDGFSEERFRDIAARAESAAGPRYSPELNVELPVSEVFDGLGRTEAFQNGIRSKLGALRAARDAYGLSIPEVEKEQFRTAIDDLDRRLDQLDDLLQQAIARASLPDTTMPDLAPAIEPVQQALSVAVMLLQEHCLRDNHYVDNAASLATSINKIRSAVGRLVRFTEDRMWRSADQQAILVTGTGGSGKTHLLCDLAKIRIAQRAPTLIALGEQFTRGPVEDDLSKIVGFAGPSRHLLAAFNVACQTAGRAGLVIIDALNEAPDRQIWRRYLGSFLNELAKHSHLRLIVSCRTEFLADTLTSELRTRMTDVTHTGFSEVSREAIQQFLDWYGIQRPSFPLLDPEFTNPLFLKLLCTTLRQSGQHRFPRDGVGTTWIYDGFLSAMDARLGAENRCDYDSTRGLVRAVVEQIASTMMAQGRRLPRQRVEPITSQLLPGRPWSSDLLNGLLKEGVLAEGVVDGTRYVRFGYERLGDVAIARLIAARGLPEVEAACRTMAQTWYRHAGELQALASVLPETHGVELMDVLEISTDTRDYNVTRDFLGSLAYRRPESVTGRTVELARDLLGNHETYDDAVKALVQVASVPDHALNAIWLHHHLKSIPLRERDATWSFFCTQQAETDGPISALILWAWSDASETVEDDVRYLAALLMSWALSSSHRPTRDNSTKALVALLEKVPTTYQRILHSFHDIDDDYIEERLLAVGCGIAQRTMNPDVLFPVADAIRAFTLDRNYWPENLHSRDYARRAIEAALEQGWNMPAAGIAAQIQPPYTSVWTQDSRSIEDIRALAGPPGYAYSAVSHPLMSNFDDFRKHVVDPAVRSFDLRGEADADLVARLIFDHVLTLGWTPEIFQNIDKYVSRRFADQEKQYETFAQKYIWIAFKQILGRLTDHYQLSTKPWGQDRTQYQTPLDVHGHDIDPTLLLRRTENRVYDDTPSTWFAPMQATFPQSLDAAWATNDAYAPRVDQLLFATDQDGSQWLPLEGHYQWSQPQHPEDAATGTPHHQAWAQIRSYIINADDARLWAAWARGQDFDGRWMPESAGPTGLLLADHPYKSDWPDIEGRDGHYYDKTPPPNGYTITTVQYCGLDNDWDQSDSKHLHALMPATAMCKLMGLQRADDFRWEAAGDVQAENFAAREVGPDSVHMRAATLVKMLRREHRCLIWTILARKETTSGLHDWPRDGRPVFRTLSASYLFDGTTIRLLDANSRTLHAGGGESNPTSWALPTEVSINDA from the coding sequence ATGACTGTGCTACCTGAGATCAATTTTCATCAGATTCGTGGCAGAGCCCCGTCGGGTTCACAGCGGGACGGTTTCGAGGAGTTGTGTTCCCAGCTGATGATCTCCGGGGACCTCATCGAGTGGCCACCAGACGTCGTGTTCAGCGTCTTCGGCAACCCAGACGGCGGTCGAGAAGGCCGTGGTCTGCTGCCGGATGGCACGACGTGGTGCTGGCAAGCAAAGTATCTATTCAACCTCGGCGCTGCCGAGTTCGGACAGATCGACGAGTCCGTTCGAACCGCGCTCAAATCCGAACCGCAGCTCGCTCGCTACTACGTCGTCCTGCCCTACGATCGCCCTGCGAGCGATCGCCTCGATGCGAAGAGCGCGTTCACGAAATGGGAAGAACACGTCAAGAAATGGAAGGCAGCAGCCGTACAGGATGGAAGGTCTGTCAAGTTCTTCTACCTGGGTGAGCATCAGTTAAAGGAATGCCTGATCAAAAGCTCACAGGTTGGGCGGTTGTTGTACTGGTTCGACATTGACGGATTTTCCGAGGAGCGGTTCCGTGACATCGCCGCACGAGCAGAGTCCGCCGCTGGGCCACGGTACAGCCCGGAACTGAACGTTGAACTTCCTGTCAGTGAGGTTTTCGATGGGCTGGGGCGAACGGAGGCGTTCCAGAACGGCATCCGATCCAAGCTCGGTGCACTGCGCGCGGCGCGCGACGCATATGGATTGTCGATCCCGGAAGTCGAGAAGGAGCAGTTTCGAACGGCGATCGACGATCTTGATCGCCGCCTGGACCAGCTTGACGACCTCCTCCAGCAAGCGATAGCTCGAGCGTCGTTGCCGGACACCACGATGCCGGATCTCGCTCCTGCCATCGAACCGGTGCAGCAGGCCCTCAGCGTCGCAGTGATGCTGTTGCAGGAGCATTGTCTGCGTGACAACCATTACGTCGACAACGCGGCGAGCCTCGCGACGAGCATCAACAAGATTAGGTCAGCCGTTGGCCGGCTCGTCCGTTTCACGGAGGACCGCATGTGGCGGAGCGCGGACCAACAAGCAATCCTGGTGACCGGGACGGGTGGTTCGGGAAAAACTCACCTGTTGTGCGACCTCGCGAAAATACGCATCGCGCAGAGGGCACCCACACTGATCGCACTCGGAGAACAGTTCACCCGCGGCCCCGTCGAGGACGATCTCAGCAAAATAGTTGGGTTCGCAGGCCCGTCACGGCACCTTCTTGCCGCCTTCAATGTCGCGTGCCAGACCGCAGGCCGAGCGGGCTTGGTGATCATTGATGCACTCAACGAGGCGCCCGATCGGCAGATCTGGCGTCGCTATCTCGGCAGTTTCCTCAATGAGTTGGCCAAACACTCGCATCTTCGCTTGATTGTGTCGTGCCGGACTGAATTCCTCGCCGACACACTGACCAGTGAACTGCGGACCCGGATGACCGACGTGACGCACACAGGGTTCTCCGAGGTCAGCCGCGAAGCGATTCAGCAGTTCCTGGACTGGTATGGCATTCAACGTCCATCATTCCCGCTGCTGGACCCCGAGTTCACGAACCCGCTTTTCCTGAAGCTGCTCTGTACAACGCTCCGGCAATCCGGACAGCACAGGTTCCCTCGCGACGGCGTCGGCACGACATGGATCTACGACGGCTTCTTGTCGGCGATGGATGCCCGTCTCGGTGCGGAGAATCGATGCGACTACGACTCCACGCGTGGCCTAGTTCGCGCCGTAGTCGAACAGATCGCATCCACGATGATGGCGCAGGGCCGGAGGCTGCCCCGGCAACGCGTCGAGCCGATCACATCCCAGCTACTGCCCGGCCGGCCGTGGAGTTCAGACTTGCTCAACGGGCTTCTTAAAGAAGGAGTGCTCGCCGAAGGTGTCGTCGATGGCACACGCTATGTGCGGTTTGGGTACGAGCGGCTAGGAGATGTCGCCATTGCCCGTTTGATCGCAGCGCGGGGTCTTCCGGAGGTTGAAGCTGCTTGTCGGACGATGGCGCAGACGTGGTACCGGCACGCCGGCGAGTTACAGGCGTTGGCTTCGGTGTTGCCCGAGACCCACGGCGTAGAGCTGATGGATGTCCTAGAAATCTCGACGGACACGCGCGATTACAACGTGACCAGAGACTTTCTCGGAAGTTTGGCCTACAGGCGACCGGAATCGGTCACCGGCCGTACGGTCGAACTTGCGCGAGACCTGCTCGGCAACCACGAAACCTACGATGATGCGGTCAAAGCTCTCGTGCAGGTCGCGTCTGTACCTGACCACGCGCTCAACGCGATATGGCTTCACCATCACCTGAAAAGCATCCCTTTGCGGGAGCGTGACGCCACGTGGTCATTCTTCTGCACTCAGCAAGCCGAAACTGACGGGCCGATTTCTGCCCTCATCCTGTGGGCGTGGTCAGACGCCAGCGAGACGGTCGAGGACGACGTGCGGTACCTGGCAGCGTTGCTGATGTCTTGGGCACTGTCATCCTCACATCGCCCAACGCGAGACAACAGCACCAAAGCGCTCGTCGCGTTGCTAGAGAAAGTACCAACCACCTACCAGCGTATTCTTCACAGTTTCCACGACATCGACGACGACTACATCGAAGAGCGGCTATTGGCAGTCGGCTGCGGCATCGCTCAACGAACCATGAACCCCGACGTGCTCTTCCCTGTGGCTGACGCGATACGCGCGTTCACACTCGATCGCAACTACTGGCCCGAGAACCTGCATAGTCGCGACTACGCCCGTCGAGCGATCGAGGCGGCGCTAGAGCAAGGCTGGAACATGCCCGCCGCCGGTATCGCGGCTCAGATTCAACCGCCGTACACCTCGGTCTGGACTCAAGACAGCCGGTCGATCGAAGACATCAGAGCCTTGGCCGGGCCACCGGGCTACGCGTACAGCGCCGTCAGTCACCCGCTGATGTCGAACTTTGACGACTTCCGTAAGCATGTCGTCGACCCAGCGGTTCGCAGCTTCGACCTACGTGGCGAAGCCGATGCCGATCTGGTTGCCCGGCTCATCTTTGACCACGTCCTGACGCTTGGCTGGACACCCGAGATCTTTCAGAACATTGACAAGTACGTGTCACGCCGATTCGCAGATCAAGAAAAGCAATATGAGACCTTCGCGCAAAAATACATCTGGATAGCCTTCAAGCAGATACTCGGCCGTCTCACCGACCACTACCAGCTCAGCACCAAACCATGGGGGCAAGATCGCACCCAATACCAGACGCCCCTCGATGTCCACGGTCACGACATCGACCCCACTCTGCTGCTCCGTCGGACAGAGAACCGCGTCTACGACGACACCCCGTCGACCTGGTTCGCTCCCATGCAGGCAACGTTCCCGCAGAGTCTCGACGCGGCATGGGCCACCAACGACGCCTACGCCCCACGCGTCGATCAACTCCTCTTCGCCACAGACCAAGACGGATCTCAGTGGTTGCCGCTAGAAGGCCACTATCAGTGGTCTCAACCGCAGCATCCCGAAGACGCCGCCACAGGCACACCTCACCACCAGGCCTGGGCTCAAATCCGCTCCTACATCATCAACGCTGACGACGCCCGTCTGTGGGCTGCCTGGGCTCGCGGGCAGGACTTCGACGGACGGTGGATGCCAGAATCTGCTGGGCCCACAGGATTGTTACTCGCCGACCATCCATACAAATCTGATTGGCCGGACATCGAAGGCCGCGATGGGCACTACTACGACAAGACTCCGCCGCCGAACGGCTATACGATCACGACAGTGCAATATTGCGGCCTGGACAACGATTGGGACCAATCCGATAGTAAACACCTGCATGCGTTGATGCCCGCGACAGCGATGTGCAAGCTAATGGGATTGCAGCGGGCCGACGATTTCCGATGGGAAGCCGCAGGCGATGTTCAAGCGGAAAACTTCGCAGCCCGCGAGGTAGGTCCTGACAGCGTCCATATGCGTGCAGCGACATTAGTCAAGATGCTTCGCCGCGAGCACCGATGCCTGATCTGGACGATCCTCGCGCGCAAAGAGACCACCAGCGGGCTGCACGATTGGCCCCGCGATGGCCGACCAGTCTTTCGAACCCTGTCAGCCTCTTACCTCTTTGACGGCACGACCATACGACTGCTCGACGCCAACTCCCGCACACTTCACGCTGGCGGCGGCGAATCGAACCCAACCTCCTGGGCACTGCCAACCGAAGTGTCTATAAATGACGCGTAA
- a CDS encoding methyltransferase domain-containing protein codes for MIVDRVGPLAFASAGDRVDTAVAAFCLYHAAEPAHVVREIARCLRPSGTVVLATQSADSYPRNRRRHRPRRESTLMPTTRRASIRRLTARTYRPSSATSFTFAKLSTTHTNSASPTSTTWPLH; via the coding sequence TTGATCGTTGACCGCGTCGGACCTCTGGCGTTCGCGTCGGCGGGGGACCGCGTCGACACCGCTGTCGCGGCGTTCTGCCTCTATCACGCAGCTGAACCGGCCCACGTCGTCAGGGAAATCGCACGCTGTCTCAGGCCCAGCGGCACCGTCGTCCTGGCCACGCAATCGGCCGACAGCTACCCGCGAAATCGACGACGTCATCGTCCGCGCCGGGAATCGACCCTCATGCCCACGACACGCCGAGCCTCTATCAGACGGCTAACTGCACGAACCTACCGACCATCGTCAGCCACATCCTTCACATTCGCGAAATTATCAACGACACACACGAATTCAGCTTCGCCAACTTCGACGACCTGGCCCTTACACTAA
- a CDS encoding alpha/beta fold hydrolase, with the protein MRSFTYITGIATAIGLAVAGLPAAAATTPDWKTCAGRGMPAGMQCSTIDVPVDWAAPGGRKITLRIGRLPATDPSHRIGTVLAVPGGPAASGVDALAASAKNYQNTRKRFDIVSLDPRWNPPESPDIPGPLPITCWTGGVVVSQPNGPAEYAKQGATNRRSAQECRRHDPEFFDHLDSKSVARDLEAIRIALGEPKVNMIATSYGGVPATTYATLFPQRVRALVLDGAVDHTADPATIDREVYPLIERQFSRFVQWCGENTQCALHGKDVKTVWRKLLAGADRKPVPVVGHEPVAYSGFDMVQVASLYAQNSDGWPDLARMIDKALHGDASGFIADLPPGSTDLKPLAAPATYTVMCPDGYGVRDYAEYRQSRARGARLAPDMPGAFLRDPLACVGWPNRIVNPRTPLTHVTLPAVLGLGAWRDHTGPEHIVSEVPGSVSVLYDHDGHGMYDSGVTCMIAYGDRYLIDGTLPPKGTVCKP; encoded by the coding sequence ATGCGATCTTTTACCTATATCACTGGAATAGCGACCGCGATCGGCCTCGCGGTGGCCGGCCTGCCGGCCGCTGCCGCGACAACGCCCGATTGGAAAACCTGCGCCGGCAGGGGCATGCCGGCCGGTATGCAGTGCTCGACGATCGACGTACCCGTCGACTGGGCGGCACCCGGCGGCCGCAAGATCACCCTGCGTATCGGCCGGTTGCCGGCCACCGACCCCAGCCACCGGATCGGGACCGTCCTCGCGGTACCCGGCGGTCCGGCTGCCTCCGGCGTCGACGCGCTGGCAGCCAGCGCCAAGAACTACCAGAACACCCGCAAGCGATTCGACATCGTCAGCCTCGATCCCCGCTGGAACCCGCCGGAGAGTCCGGACATTCCCGGGCCGTTGCCGATCACCTGCTGGACAGGCGGAGTGGTCGTCAGCCAACCGAACGGTCCAGCGGAATACGCCAAGCAAGGCGCCACGAACCGGCGCTCTGCCCAGGAGTGCCGGCGCCACGACCCGGAATTCTTCGATCATCTCGACTCCAAGTCCGTCGCCCGTGACCTAGAGGCGATCCGGATCGCGTTGGGCGAGCCGAAAGTCAACATGATCGCCACGTCGTACGGTGGCGTGCCCGCGACGACCTACGCGACCCTGTTTCCGCAACGGGTGCGGGCGCTCGTACTCGACGGCGCCGTGGACCACACGGCCGACCCCGCGACCATCGACCGGGAAGTCTATCCACTCATCGAGCGACAGTTCTCGCGTTTCGTGCAGTGGTGTGGCGAAAACACGCAGTGCGCGCTGCATGGCAAGGACGTCAAGACCGTCTGGCGCAAGCTGCTCGCCGGCGCGGATCGCAAACCGGTGCCGGTCGTCGGCCACGAACCGGTCGCCTACAGCGGCTTCGACATGGTCCAAGTCGCGAGTTTGTACGCCCAAAACTCCGACGGCTGGCCCGACCTGGCTCGCATGATCGACAAGGCGTTGCACGGTGACGCCTCGGGATTCATCGCCGACCTCCCGCCGGGCAGCACCGACCTGAAACCACTGGCGGCCCCGGCGACGTACACGGTGATGTGTCCGGACGGCTACGGAGTCCGCGACTACGCGGAATATCGGCAATCGCGTGCGCGGGGTGCCAGGCTCGCCCCGGACATGCCGGGCGCGTTTCTGCGGGATCCACTGGCGTGCGTGGGCTGGCCCAACCGCATCGTCAACCCTCGTACACCGTTGACCCACGTGACACTGCCGGCAGTGCTCGGCCTTGGCGCTTGGCGCGATCACACTGGACCGGAACACATCGTCAGTGAGGTGCCCGGCTCGGTGTCGGTGCTCTACGACCACGACGGCCACGGCATGTACGACTCGGGTGTGACCTGCATGATCGCCTACGGCGACCGCTACCTGATCGACGGCACACTGCCGCCGAAGGGCACGGTCTGCAAGCCCTGA
- a CDS encoding HEAT repeat domain-containing protein: MARSAAFERFLSAVTTPVRLTRDSLDEIAGVSAIFDLTGEEREEAELVLIAKLATYDGRAATALANVYCYRAIPALIEATSERAAPTMRVAAARTLFELHDYSGEPAMIRLLRMHEGTGFNRGAAARLLAEFPNADREILFEVTSTDPDPTARSEATRALITLVGLDDDQARSGEVLRSVSGRLLSSLTTVKTEALAELREIIARWEAGETAEDLGLTWRSTNKAIRRLVNSIDSRKANLSTHGLDEVTGRERTLVDNLVLLRLDVDRRAVRAAATLGVHRAVEPMRELRARTEGHARAEIESVLDTLTGRSG; the protein is encoded by the coding sequence ATGGCACGTTCGGCCGCGTTCGAGCGGTTCCTGTCTGCGGTGACCACCCCCGTCAGGCTTACGAGAGACTCCCTCGACGAGATCGCCGGCGTCAGCGCGATCTTCGACCTTACCGGCGAGGAGCGGGAGGAGGCGGAGCTCGTCCTCATCGCCAAGCTCGCCACCTACGACGGCCGCGCGGCCACGGCACTGGCCAATGTTTACTGCTATCGCGCCATCCCGGCGCTCATTGAGGCGACCTCCGAGCGAGCCGCGCCGACTATGCGTGTGGCCGCCGCGAGGACGCTGTTTGAGTTGCATGACTACTCCGGTGAACCGGCCATGATCCGGTTACTGCGCATGCATGAGGGCACCGGCTTCAACCGGGGCGCTGCCGCCCGGCTGCTGGCCGAGTTCCCCAACGCGGACCGGGAAATCCTGTTCGAAGTGACCTCGACCGACCCCGATCCCACCGCGCGGTCCGAGGCGACACGCGCGCTGATCACCCTCGTCGGACTGGATGATGACCAGGCGAGGTCGGGTGAGGTGCTCAGGAGCGTCAGCGGACGGCTGCTGTCGTCGCTGACAACCGTGAAGACCGAGGCACTTGCCGAACTACGAGAGATCATCGCCCGATGGGAGGCGGGCGAGACGGCCGAGGACCTGGGCCTGACCTGGCGCTCCACCAACAAAGCGATACGTCGGCTGGTCAACAGCATCGACAGCCGCAAGGCCAACCTCAGCACCCACGGATTGGACGAGGTGACCGGCCGCGAACGCACCCTCGTGGACAACCTCGTGTTGCTGCGCCTGGACGTCGACCGCCGCGCCGTCCGGGCCGCGGCCACGTTGGGTGTGCACAGAGCCGTCGAGCCAATGCGGGAACTGCGCGCCAGGACCGAAGGGCACGCACGTGCGGAGATCGAGTCCGTTCTGGACACCTTGACGGGTCGTTCAGGCTGA
- a CDS encoding IS3 family transposase produces MSAAESVQRDGIDGINLAKRWLESTTWIELPFNVYTNPAVCTLQRLDGKVKRYDLFGGIHTNPPTPLYVEVKNYDSAGGKQNVEYWEFLANAYSITAQDIKTGQDGRREFMWITRHPFNLTDWATLTSASRIMVALEEKHPEVTAALSMAITVRRPADGVVLHADRGSQYTSREFVDFCQENGVRNSVGRTGICCDNAAAESFWATLKKEYIHLHPFDTVARLKRGTFEYIEGYYNTRRIHSALEYLTPVEYENRFMNQGNNAA; encoded by the coding sequence ATGTCTGCCGCCGAGTCTGTACAGCGGGACGGGATTGACGGCATCAACCTCGCAAAGCGATGGCTTGAGAGCACGACATGGATTGAACTTCCCTTCAACGTGTACACCAACCCGGCGGTCTGTACACTTCAACGACTCGATGGCAAGGTCAAACGCTACGACCTGTTTGGCGGGATTCATACAAATCCACCAACGCCGTTGTACGTCGAAGTCAAAAACTACGACTCGGCCGGCGGCAAGCAAAACGTCGAGTATTGGGAGTTCCTCGCCAACGCCTACAGCATCACTGCCCAGGACATAAAGACCGGACAAGACGGTCGGCGCGAGTTTATGTGGATCACGCGGCATCCGTTCAACCTGACCGATTGGGCGACGCTCACATCGGCCAGTCGGATAATGGTGGCACTGGAAGAAAAACATCCTGAGGTGACGGCCGCCCTTTCGATGGCGATAACCGTCCGCCGGCCGGCGGACGGGGTGGTACTCCACGCCGACCGGGGCAGCCAGTACACCAGCCGGGAATTTGTCGACTTCTGCCAGGAGAATGGTGTCCGGAACTCGGTGGGGCGGACCGGGATCTGTTGCGACAACGCGGCCGCGGAATCTTTCTGGGCAACGTTGAAAAAGGAGTACATTCACTTGCACCCGTTCGACACTGTGGCTAGACTGAAACGCGGCACGTTCGAATACATCGAGGGGTATTACAACACCCGGAGAATCCATTCCGCGCTCGAATATCTCACACCCGTCGAGTACGAGAACAGATTCATGAACCAAGGAAATAACGCCGCTTAA
- a CDS encoding helix-turn-helix domain-containing protein, with protein sequence MTRRSLIELLDDEAPPAKFYEQLRLAERDTDASELERLREEFAVAMRVRSRMAWQRQHESELRALYETANDLTALRDVDAVLSAIVHRARQLLAADLGYLSLIDEAQHDCYIRTTDGSQSAAFPTLRLPLGTGVLGMVIHNPTPYATDDYLAEKGIVHLEHVDAATVTEGIRAVLGVPLLLNGVVTGALLVANRSKRTFSHDEVALLSSLAAHAAVALENARLFEETRSAVRDLNQVNAEVRAYTVSLELASSAHDRLADVLLQGGGITDVARVLADVLAGQVWVFDPSGHNLAVASGASEPGVSLDAAVAEALKTGHSAEVTTASGDVRAVAVARAGSQHLATVVLGRSVPLGDVDRRILERTAVVTGLLLMFQRTVAEAEQRVRGDLLDDLLSDPHRDPDSFRERARRHRADLDAPQVVIVARVHAVERHRGAGVAARLVTGYHGLSGLRNGDVVLVVPGTDPLGTADNIIGRLRGAIGEDVTAGVAGPAIGPGRIVESYREAQQCLAALLALDRHGEIADAPTLGFARFLLCRADAAEVDDYLQRVLGPVLTYDARRGTQLTATLDAWFAVGGGLNAVGAGLHVHPNTVAQRLERVGALLGNQWRRPDRALDIQLALRMWRMRQDRD encoded by the coding sequence ATGACACGACGGTCGCTTATCGAGCTCCTCGACGACGAGGCGCCACCGGCCAAGTTCTACGAGCAGCTGCGTCTCGCCGAACGCGACACCGATGCAAGTGAGCTGGAACGGCTCCGGGAGGAGTTCGCTGTCGCGATGCGCGTCCGGTCGAGAATGGCGTGGCAACGTCAGCACGAGTCCGAGCTGCGGGCACTCTACGAGACCGCCAACGACCTGACCGCGCTCCGTGACGTCGATGCGGTGCTGTCAGCGATCGTGCACCGCGCGAGACAGCTGCTGGCCGCCGATCTCGGCTATCTGAGCCTGATCGACGAAGCACAGCATGACTGCTACATCCGCACAACCGACGGCTCGCAATCGGCCGCGTTCCCCACGTTGCGGCTACCGCTGGGCACCGGAGTGCTCGGCATGGTGATTCACAATCCGACCCCCTACGCCACCGACGACTATCTGGCAGAAAAGGGGATTGTCCACCTGGAACACGTCGACGCAGCAACCGTCACCGAGGGAATCCGCGCGGTACTCGGTGTTCCGCTGCTGCTCAACGGAGTCGTGACAGGGGCGCTGCTGGTTGCCAATCGCAGCAAGCGGACCTTCTCCCACGACGAGGTCGCGCTGTTGAGCTCACTCGCAGCGCATGCTGCCGTCGCGCTGGAGAACGCGCGCCTTTTCGAGGAAACCCGTTCCGCAGTCCGTGACCTGAACCAGGTCAACGCCGAAGTCCGGGCGTACACGGTGTCGCTCGAGCTCGCCTCAAGCGCACACGACCGGCTCGCCGACGTACTCCTGCAGGGCGGTGGCATCACGGACGTCGCCCGGGTGCTCGCCGATGTGCTCGCCGGGCAGGTGTGGGTGTTCGACCCAAGTGGGCACAATTTGGCAGTGGCAAGTGGAGCTTCGGAGCCCGGTGTTTCGCTCGACGCCGCCGTTGCAGAAGCGCTGAAGACCGGGCATTCGGCCGAGGTCACCACAGCTTCTGGCGATGTCCGCGCAGTCGCCGTCGCCAGGGCAGGCTCCCAGCATCTCGCGACCGTTGTGCTCGGTCGCAGCGTCCCCCTAGGCGACGTCGACCGGCGCATCCTCGAACGCACGGCCGTCGTGACCGGGCTGCTGCTGATGTTCCAGCGAACGGTCGCGGAGGCGGAGCAACGCGTCCGAGGTGACCTCCTCGACGACCTTCTGTCCGATCCGCACCGCGACCCGGACAGCTTCCGTGAGCGGGCGCGGCGACACCGCGCCGATCTCGACGCTCCACAGGTCGTTATCGTCGCTCGAGTGCACGCCGTGGAGCGGCACCGAGGAGCCGGTGTCGCAGCCCGGCTGGTCACCGGTTACCACGGGCTCTCCGGGCTGCGCAACGGCGACGTGGTACTCGTCGTTCCCGGAACCGACCCCCTCGGTACGGCCGACAACATCATCGGCAGGCTACGCGGTGCCATCGGCGAGGACGTGACAGCCGGGGTGGCCGGCCCAGCCATCGGGCCCGGCCGGATCGTCGAGTCTTACCGCGAAGCACAGCAGTGCCTCGCGGCGTTGCTCGCTCTCGACCGGCACGGGGAAATCGCAGACGCTCCCACTCTCGGCTTCGCCCGGTTTTTACTGTGCCGCGCCGATGCAGCCGAGGTCGACGACTACCTGCAGCGGGTGCTGGGCCCGGTGCTGACCTATGACGCCAGGAGGGGCACCCAATTGACCGCTACCCTCGACGCGTGGTTCGCCGTTGGGGGCGGCCTCAACGCGGTCGGCGCGGGCCTGCACGTCCATCCGAACACCGTCGCGCAACGCCTGGAAAGAGTCGGAGCCCTGCTCGGGAACCAGTGGCGCAGGCCCGATCGTGCACTGGACATCCAACTCGCCCTGCGGATGTGGCGCATGCGTCAGGACCGCGACTGA